The following are encoded together in the Bos indicus isolate NIAB-ARS_2022 breed Sahiwal x Tharparkar chromosome 27, NIAB-ARS_B.indTharparkar_mat_pri_1.0, whole genome shotgun sequence genome:
- the ANK1 gene encoding ankyrin-1 isoform X10, protein MWTFVTQLLVTLVLLGFFLVSCQNVAHIVRGSLGFMLKHVHQELDKELGESEGLSDDEETISTRVVRRRVLLKGNELQNIPGEQVTEEHFTDEQGNVITKKIVRKVVRQIDPSGADDTQELEEVISKGPLEDPSEMEADIDSFMTHAKVELRGSGLQPDLIEGRKGAQIVKRASLKRGKQ, encoded by the exons ATGTGGACCTTCGTCACCCAGCTCCTGGTCACCCTGGTGCTGCTGGGCTTCTTCCTGGTCAGCTGCCAGAACGTGGCGCACATCGTCCGGGGCTCCCTGGGCTTCATGCTCAAGCACGTCCACCAGGAGCTGGACAAGGAGCTGGGGGAGAGTGAGGGGCTGAGTGACGATGAGGAGACCATCTCCACCAGGGTGGTCCGGCGCCGGGTCCTCCTGAAG GGGAATGAGCTTCAGAATATTCCAGGggagcaggtgacagaggagcatttcacagatgagcagGGCAACGTCATCACCAAGAAG ATCGTTCGCAAAGTCGTTCGCCAGATAGACCCGTCCGGAGCCGATGACACCCAGGAGCTTGAGGAGGTGATTTCCAAGGGGCCCCTGGAGGACCCTAGTGAGATGGAGGCGGACATTGATTCCTTTATGACTCACGCCAAG GTGGAGCTGAGAGGAAGTGGCCTGCAGCCGGACCTGATAGAGGGCAGGAAGGGGGCTCAGATAGTGAAGCGGGCCAGCCTCAAAAGGGGGAAGCAGTGA
- the ANK1 gene encoding ankyrin-1 isoform X12, with translation MWTFVTQLLVTLVLLGFFLVSCQNVAHIVRGSLGFMLKHVHQELDKELGESEGLSDDEETISTRVVRRRVLLKGNELQNIPGEQVTEEHFTDEQGNVITKKIVRKVVRQIDPSGADDTQELEEVELRGSGLQPDLIEGRKGAQIVKRASLKRGKQ, from the exons ATGTGGACCTTCGTCACCCAGCTCCTGGTCACCCTGGTGCTGCTGGGCTTCTTCCTGGTCAGCTGCCAGAACGTGGCGCACATCGTCCGGGGCTCCCTGGGCTTCATGCTCAAGCACGTCCACCAGGAGCTGGACAAGGAGCTGGGGGAGAGTGAGGGGCTGAGTGACGATGAGGAGACCATCTCCACCAGGGTGGTCCGGCGCCGGGTCCTCCTGAAG GGGAATGAGCTTCAGAATATTCCAGGggagcaggtgacagaggagcatttcacagatgagcagGGCAACGTCATCACCAAGAAG ATCGTTCGCAAAGTCGTTCGCCAGATAGACCCGTCCGGAGCCGATGACACCCAGGAGCTTGAGGAG GTGGAGCTGAGAGGAAGTGGCCTGCAGCCGGACCTGATAGAGGGCAGGAAGGGGGCTCAGATAGTGAAGCGGGCCAGCCTCAAAAGGGGGAAGCAGTGA
- the ANK1 gene encoding ankyrin-1 isoform X11 — protein sequence MWTFVTQLLVTLVLLGFFLVSCQNVAHIVRGSLGFMLKHVHQELDKELGESEGLSDDEETISTRVVRRRVLLKGNELQNIPGEQVTEEHFTDEQGNVITKKIVRKVVRQIDPSGADDTQELEEVISKGPLEDPSEMEADIDSFMTHAKDHTSTPNP from the exons ATGTGGACCTTCGTCACCCAGCTCCTGGTCACCCTGGTGCTGCTGGGCTTCTTCCTGGTCAGCTGCCAGAACGTGGCGCACATCGTCCGGGGCTCCCTGGGCTTCATGCTCAAGCACGTCCACCAGGAGCTGGACAAGGAGCTGGGGGAGAGTGAGGGGCTGAGTGACGATGAGGAGACCATCTCCACCAGGGTGGTCCGGCGCCGGGTCCTCCTGAAG GGGAATGAGCTTCAGAATATTCCAGGggagcaggtgacagaggagcatttcacagatgagcagGGCAACGTCATCACCAAGAAG ATCGTTCGCAAAGTCGTTCGCCAGATAGACCCGTCCGGAGCCGATGACACCCAGGAGCTTGAGGAGGTGATTTCCAAGGGGCCCCTGGAGGACCCTAGTGAGATGGAGGCGGACATTGATTCCTTTATGACTCACGCCAAG